One Streptomyces sp. NBC_01237 genomic region harbors:
- a CDS encoding thioesterase II family protein yields MSDRGPIKLYCFPHAGAGVSSFGRWPSAVGSAALSTPVLLPGRGGRRRERRIVDPSGLLAELLRMYGRPTKEPYGLYGHSLGGMIAYTVARAAHRAGLPGPAFVAVGACPPPHATGGLTEAGDLSDDELLDLLHEFGAVPPDTPRGGVWQRVALAVIRDDLRLARALRADADGPLDVPLLILSGRDDPLAAPDVMTGWRDWGSRTVVERTLPGDHFFVRGRELPRLLGRACRVVQRTQPLAHQVSGRTDVEDRR; encoded by the coding sequence ATGTCTGATCGGGGGCCGATAAAGCTGTACTGCTTCCCCCACGCGGGAGCCGGTGTCTCGTCCTTCGGCCGCTGGCCCTCGGCGGTCGGCTCCGCCGCGTTGTCCACCCCGGTGCTGCTGCCCGGCCGGGGCGGCAGACGCCGCGAGAGACGCATCGTCGACCCCAGTGGGCTGCTCGCCGAACTGCTCCGGATGTACGGGAGACCGACGAAGGAGCCGTACGGGCTCTACGGACACAGCCTCGGCGGGATGATCGCCTACACCGTCGCCCGCGCGGCGCACCGGGCCGGGCTGCCGGGTCCCGCCTTCGTCGCCGTCGGGGCGTGCCCACCGCCCCACGCCACCGGGGGGCTCACCGAAGCCGGTGACCTCTCCGACGACGAACTGCTGGACCTGCTGCACGAGTTCGGCGCCGTACCGCCGGATACACCGCGCGGCGGGGTGTGGCAGCGCGTCGCGCTGGCCGTCATCCGGGACGACCTGAGACTCGCGCGGGCGCTCCGTGCGGACGCGGACGGCCCGCTCGATGTGCCGCTGCTCATCCTCTCCGGCCGCGACGACCCGCTGGCCGCGCCGGACGTCATGACCGGCTGGCGCGACTGGGGCAGCCGGACCGTCGTCGAGCGAACGCTTCCCGGCGACCACTTCTTCGTACGCGGAAGGGAACTGCCCCGGCTTCTCGGGCGGGCCTGCCGTGTCGTACAGCGCACCCAGCCACTGGCGCATCAGGTCAGCGGGAGGACAGACGTGGAGGATCGCCGATGA
- a CDS encoding acyl-CoA dehydrogenase family protein has translation MTASPCATATDRVAALETVLGDPADPLNPLGDAAVLAADRRGELPPGAESLLGSFGLDAEFVPLDLGGRLTDVATAAELLRAVSRRDLALARGYGSASLLAAQFVWAYGSPGQRRDTARLLLGGGKLATGAYSSHGLAVVPRGGTARWQLEGSLPALVNAPRAAGFVTAARHPADGGESVLLIRREDLPPGAVRECSPDEADAPRRIPAGSLEFRGWPVPERSFVGPPGHGFPATVRVLEATRTLGPSMALGCADTALRAALRAVLTAEGGVRRITSRSTRRAVVSQFADLLVADCVLLVATRSLYLRPGPSSIWTAAARCLVPRLLQQSTGDLRAVLGAHLLREDGGYGTFRKHLRDLAEVPPGSVGDSRALSTLLPHLATLARRSWTAADAGGIDELFLPGGPLPPLDLGRLDGATTVDPLAGMLAGAHDPTGVGTGPTPTALRLRLRELGGQLAGLREECRRLPEHDPAAVANARGYAHAERYTLLVAAAACLGVWQSARWRPDAGFLADPSWLTVALGRISLRLGLPVAAPAPGSREEEALLSEAVRRCRENRSLDLYDTVLGSADPGRRGG, from the coding sequence ATGACCGCGTCCCCGTGCGCCACCGCCACGGACCGTGTCGCGGCGCTGGAGACCGTGCTCGGGGACCCCGCGGACCCCCTCAACCCCCTCGGTGACGCGGCCGTGCTCGCCGCGGACCGGCGCGGCGAACTCCCTCCGGGAGCCGAGTCGTTGCTCGGCTCCTTCGGCCTCGACGCCGAATTCGTCCCCCTCGACCTGGGCGGGCGGCTGACCGACGTCGCCACCGCGGCGGAACTGCTGCGCGCGGTCAGCCGCAGGGATCTGGCGCTGGCCCGCGGATACGGCTCCGCCAGCCTGCTCGCCGCCCAGTTCGTCTGGGCGTACGGCAGCCCCGGGCAGCGACGCGACACCGCCCGTCTCCTGCTGGGCGGAGGCAAGCTCGCCACCGGCGCCTACAGCAGCCACGGCCTGGCGGTCGTCCCCCGCGGGGGCACCGCGCGGTGGCAGCTCGAAGGATCGCTGCCCGCCCTGGTCAACGCCCCCCGGGCCGCGGGGTTCGTCACGGCGGCGCGCCACCCGGCGGACGGCGGCGAGTCGGTCCTGCTGATCCGCCGGGAGGACCTGCCTCCCGGCGCCGTCCGTGAGTGCTCGCCCGACGAGGCCGACGCTCCCCGCCGGATTCCCGCCGGCAGCCTGGAGTTCCGGGGCTGGCCGGTGCCCGAACGGTCCTTCGTCGGCCCGCCGGGCCACGGTTTCCCGGCGACCGTCCGGGTACTGGAGGCCACCCGCACGCTGGGCCCCTCGATGGCGCTGGGCTGCGCGGACACCGCGCTGCGCGCCGCACTCCGCGCCGTCCTCACGGCCGAGGGCGGTGTCCGCCGCATCACTTCCCGATCCACCCGGCGGGCCGTCGTCTCCCAGTTCGCCGATCTGCTCGTCGCGGACTGCGTCCTGCTCGTCGCGACCCGTTCCCTGTATCTGCGGCCGGGACCTTCGAGCATCTGGACGGCGGCGGCGCGCTGTCTCGTACCGCGCCTCCTCCAGCAGAGCACGGGAGACCTCCGTGCCGTACTGGGCGCGCATCTCCTGCGTGAGGACGGAGGGTACGGGACCTTCCGCAAGCACCTGCGCGATCTCGCCGAAGTCCCGCCGGGCTCGGTCGGGGACAGCCGGGCGCTGTCCACCCTGCTGCCCCATCTGGCGACCCTGGCCCGGCGGTCGTGGACCGCGGCGGACGCGGGCGGGATCGATGAACTGTTCCTTCCCGGCGGGCCGCTGCCACCGCTGGACCTCGGCCGCCTGGACGGCGCGACCACGGTGGACCCGCTGGCCGGCATGCTGGCCGGCGCACACGATCCGACCGGGGTGGGCACGGGGCCGACGCCGACCGCGCTCCGGCTCCGGCTCCGGGAACTGGGCGGTCAGCTCGCCGGGCTGAGGGAGGAGTGCCGGCGGCTGCCCGAACACGACCCCGCCGCCGTGGCCAACGCCCGCGGCTACGCCCACGCGGAGCGCTACACGCTGCTCGTCGCGGCCGCCGCCTGTCTCGGGGTGTGGCAGTCGGCGCGCTGGCGGCCGGACGCCGGATTCCTGGCCGACCCCAGCTGGCTGACCGTCGCGCTGGGCCGGATCTCGTTGCGGCTGGGCCTGCCCGTCGCGGCACCGGCGCCCGGCAGCCGGGAGGAGGAGGCGCTGCTGAGCGAGGCGGTGCGCCGCTGCCGGGAGAACCGCAGCCTCGACCTGTACGACACGGTGCTGGGATCCGCGGACCCCGGCCGTCGGGGAGGCTGA
- a CDS encoding acyl carrier protein — MTAFTITQLTGLLRECAGEDDTVDLSGDVLDTAFADLGYDSLALLQTTGCIERDHGVTIDEDAVSEAETPRQYLVLVNEALSVKS, encoded by the coding sequence ATGACTGCTTTCACGATCACCCAGCTGACCGGCCTGCTGCGCGAGTGCGCGGGCGAGGACGACACGGTCGACCTCAGCGGCGATGTGCTCGACACCGCCTTCGCCGACCTCGGCTACGACTCCCTCGCCCTGTTGCAGACCACCGGATGCATCGAGCGCGACCACGGGGTGACCATCGACGAGGACGCGGTCTCCGAGGCCGAGACGCCCCGCCAGTACCTCGTACTCGTCAACGAGGCGCTCTCGGTCAAGAGCTGA
- a CDS encoding aromatase/cyclase, protein MTREVEHEITVDAAAADIYRLIAEVENWPRIFPPTVYVDQVERGERTERIRIWATANGEAKQWTSRRTLDPEGLRITFRQEVSTPPVAAMGGTWIIEPLGDSRSRVRLLHDYRAVDDDPGSLDWIDKAVDRNSRSELAALKANVELVTGTEELTLSFEDSVRVEGPAKDVYDFINEADQWKSRLPHVAEVDLREDEPGLQVLRMDTLTKDGSSHTTESVRVCFPHHRIAYKQTTLPALMTLHTGYWQLTDNGDGSTTATSQHTVVINTENITRILGADAGVAEARSFVRNALGTNSSATLGHAKRYAERDER, encoded by the coding sequence ATGACCCGGGAAGTCGAGCATGAGATCACGGTCGACGCGGCCGCCGCGGACATCTACCGGCTGATAGCCGAAGTCGAGAACTGGCCGCGGATCTTTCCGCCGACCGTGTACGTGGACCAGGTCGAACGCGGCGAGCGTACGGAGCGCATCCGGATCTGGGCCACCGCCAACGGCGAGGCCAAGCAATGGACCTCGCGCCGCACCCTGGATCCCGAAGGGCTGCGCATCACCTTCCGGCAGGAGGTGTCCACTCCTCCGGTGGCCGCCATGGGCGGCACCTGGATCATCGAGCCCCTCGGCGACAGCAGGTCCCGCGTGCGGCTGCTGCACGACTACCGGGCGGTCGACGACGACCCCGGGAGCCTCGACTGGATCGACAAGGCCGTGGACCGCAACAGCCGCTCCGAGCTGGCGGCCCTGAAGGCGAACGTCGAGCTGGTCACCGGCACGGAGGAGCTGACCCTGTCCTTCGAGGACAGCGTGCGGGTCGAGGGGCCGGCGAAGGACGTCTACGACTTCATCAACGAGGCCGACCAGTGGAAGTCCAGGCTGCCGCACGTCGCCGAGGTCGATCTGCGTGAGGACGAGCCGGGCCTCCAGGTACTGCGGATGGACACGCTGACCAAGGACGGCTCCTCCCACACCACCGAGTCGGTCCGGGTGTGCTTCCCGCACCACAGGATCGCCTACAAGCAGACCACCCTGCCGGCGCTCATGACGCTGCACACGGGCTACTGGCAGCTGACCGACAACGGTGACGGGAGCACGACCGCCACCTCTCAGCACACCGTCGTCATCAACACCGAGAACATCACCCGGATCCTCGGTGCGGACGCGGGTGTCGCGGAGGCCCGGAGCTTCGTCCGCAACGCCCTGGGCACCAACAGCAGCGCGACGCTCGGCCACGCCAAGCGCTACGCCGAACGGGACGAGCGGTGA
- the fabG gene encoding 3-oxoacyl-ACP reductase FabG: MSDQAQRVALVTGATSGIGLAVTRLLAGQGHQVFICARTEDSVTATVKELRDEGLEVDGVACDVRDAGDVKHLVRAAVDRYGPVDVLVNNAGRSGGGPTSGIADELWSDVIETNLNSVFRITREVLTAGGMEGRGSGRIINIASTAGKQGVVLGAPYSASKHGVVGFTKALGNELAPTGITVNAVCPGYVETPMAQRVRQGYAAAYDTSEEQILEKFQAKIPLGRYSTPQEVAGLVGYLATDTAASITAQAINVCGGLGNF; this comes from the coding sequence ATGTCGGATCAGGCCCAGCGGGTCGCCCTTGTCACCGGTGCGACGAGCGGGATCGGCCTCGCTGTGACCCGGCTGCTGGCCGGCCAGGGGCATCAGGTGTTCATCTGCGCACGCACCGAGGACAGCGTGACCGCGACGGTGAAGGAGCTGCGCGACGAGGGACTGGAGGTGGACGGGGTCGCCTGCGATGTACGTGACGCAGGGGACGTCAAGCACCTGGTGCGGGCGGCAGTGGACCGTTACGGCCCGGTGGACGTGCTGGTGAACAACGCCGGCCGCAGCGGTGGCGGGCCCACCTCGGGCATCGCGGACGAGCTGTGGTCCGACGTCATCGAGACCAACCTCAACAGCGTCTTCCGCATCACCCGTGAAGTCCTCACCGCCGGCGGAATGGAGGGGCGCGGAAGCGGCCGGATCATCAACATCGCGTCCACCGCCGGGAAGCAGGGCGTGGTGCTCGGCGCCCCGTACTCCGCCTCCAAGCACGGCGTGGTCGGCTTCACCAAGGCGCTCGGCAACGAGCTGGCCCCGACCGGGATCACGGTGAACGCCGTGTGCCCCGGTTACGTGGAGACGCCCATGGCCCAGCGGGTTCGGCAGGGCTACGCGGCCGCGTACGACACCTCCGAGGAGCAGATCCTGGAGAAGTTCCAGGCCAAGATCCCGCTCGGCCGCTACTCCACTCCCCAGGAGGTGGCCGGTCTCGTCGGCTATCTGGCCACGGACACCGCCGCCTCCATCACCGCGCAGGCCATCAACGTCTGCGGCGGCCTCGGCAACTTCTGA
- a CDS encoding ketosynthase chain-length factor, with protein sequence MTTQTLHRTGSGAPSAAEAPVVTGIGVTAPNGLGTEAWWAAVLRGESGIRPVSRFDTGRYPAKLAGEVPGFDPAAHIPSRLLPQTDHMTRLALTAAEEAFADAGLDTSELPDYAAGAVTASSAGGFEFGQRELQALWSKGGKYVSAYQSFAWFYAVNTGQISIRHGLRGPSGVLVTEQAGGLDAVAQARRQLRKGTRLLVTGGVDSSLCPWGWAAHLAGGELSTGEDPDRAYLPFSADARGHVAGEGGALLVLEDAAHARERGAGVHGTVDGYAATFDPPPGSGGTPRLRAAAELALRDAGLTAADVDVVFADAAGRREADRQEAEAISGIFGEYGVPVTAPKTMTGRLSAGAASLDVAAAFLALRDQVIPPTVNVAEVAGDCPLDLVTGTSRPAPLRTALVLARGRGGFNAAMVVRAAG encoded by the coding sequence ATGACCACCCAGACCCTGCACCGGACCGGCTCCGGCGCCCCGTCCGCGGCCGAAGCCCCCGTCGTCACCGGCATCGGCGTCACCGCGCCCAACGGCCTCGGCACCGAGGCGTGGTGGGCGGCCGTCCTGCGCGGCGAGAGCGGCATCCGGCCCGTCTCCCGCTTCGACACCGGCCGGTACCCCGCCAAGCTCGCGGGGGAGGTACCGGGCTTCGACCCGGCGGCGCACATCCCCAGCAGGCTGCTGCCGCAGACCGACCACATGACCCGCCTCGCGCTGACCGCCGCCGAGGAGGCGTTCGCCGACGCGGGACTGGACACCTCCGAGCTCCCCGACTACGCCGCCGGAGCCGTCACCGCCAGTTCCGCCGGCGGTTTCGAGTTCGGCCAGCGGGAGCTTCAGGCCCTGTGGAGCAAGGGCGGCAAGTACGTCAGCGCCTACCAGTCCTTCGCCTGGTTCTACGCCGTCAACACCGGGCAGATCTCCATCAGGCACGGCCTGCGGGGACCCAGCGGTGTGCTGGTCACGGAGCAGGCCGGCGGACTCGACGCGGTCGCCCAGGCCCGCAGGCAGCTCCGCAAGGGCACCCGGCTGCTGGTCACCGGCGGGGTGGACTCCTCGCTCTGCCCCTGGGGGTGGGCGGCCCATCTGGCGGGCGGTGAACTGAGCACCGGGGAGGACCCGGACCGGGCCTATCTGCCGTTCTCCGCCGACGCCCGCGGCCATGTCGCGGGTGAGGGCGGTGCGCTCCTCGTCCTGGAGGACGCGGCCCACGCCCGTGAGCGGGGGGCCGGGGTCCACGGCACGGTCGACGGATACGCGGCGACCTTCGACCCGCCCCCCGGCTCGGGCGGCACCCCGAGGCTGCGCGCCGCGGCCGAACTGGCCCTGCGCGACGCCGGACTGACGGCGGCCGACGTGGACGTGGTGTTCGCCGACGCGGCGGGCAGGCGCGAGGCCGACCGTCAGGAGGCCGAGGCGATCAGCGGGATCTTCGGCGAGTACGGCGTCCCGGTCACCGCGCCCAAGACCATGACCGGACGGCTGTCGGCCGGCGCCGCCTCCCTGGACGTGGCCGCGGCGTTCCTCGCCCTGCGGGACCAGGTGATCCCGCCGACCGTCAACGTCGCGGAGGTGGCCGGGGACTGCCCCCTCGACCTCGTGACCGGCACGAGCCGCCCGGCCCCGCTGCGCACGGCGCTGGTGCTGGCGCGCGGCCGGGGCGGCTTCAACGCCGCCATGGTCGTCCGGGCCGCCGGCTGA
- a CDS encoding flavin reductase family protein, whose translation MPIVDPTEFVRAMARVPTPVTVVTTVDAAGRRWGFTAGTFSSLSLDPPLVLVCPAKSASCHGAFVSADRFLVNVLSADQSTIAADFARSGHDKFAGGAMMPCESGLPGLTTATARIVCTLHAVLDGGDHSILVGRVESVATGDRDPLVYYNRQFTRPAADPALAPAR comes from the coding sequence TTGCCCATCGTCGACCCCACGGAATTCGTCCGCGCCATGGCACGCGTGCCCACCCCGGTGACCGTGGTCACCACCGTGGACGCGGCCGGCCGGCGCTGGGGATTCACCGCCGGCACCTTCAGTTCGCTCTCGCTCGACCCGCCGCTGGTCCTGGTCTGCCCGGCCAAGTCGGCCTCCTGCCACGGAGCCTTCGTGTCCGCGGACCGGTTCCTGGTGAACGTCCTGTCCGCCGACCAGTCGACCATCGCCGCCGACTTCGCCCGGTCCGGCCACGACAAGTTCGCCGGCGGCGCCATGATGCCCTGCGAGTCCGGGCTGCCCGGACTGACCACCGCCACCGCCCGGATCGTCTGCACGCTTCACGCGGTGCTGGACGGCGGGGACCACAGCATCCTCGTCGGCCGCGTCGAATCCGTCGCGACGGGCGACCGGGACCCGCTCGTCTACTACAACCGGCAGTTCACCCGGCCGGCGGCGGACCCGGCCCTCGCACCGGCCCGCTGA
- a CDS encoding beta-ketoacyl-[acyl-carrier-protein] synthase family protein: MNRRVVITGIGVVAPGGVGTKEFWSLLTAGRTATRGITLFDASPFRSRIAAEADFDPIEHGFSDDESRTLDRAAQFAIVSAAEALEDSGLTGALDPLRTGVTLGSAVGCTMGLDREYNTVSEGGRDWQVNHELAVPHLFDYFVPSSMAAEVAWRTGAQGPVSLISTGCTSGLDSIGHAVELIREGSADVMVSGATEAPISPITVACFDAIKATSPRNDEPETASRPFDATRNGFVLGEGSAVFILEELSHALRRGAHVYAEISGFATRCNAHHMTGLKPDGKEMAEAIRVALDEARLDGTAVDYINAHGSGTKQNDRHETAAFKRSLGSHAYDVPVSSIKSMIGHSLGAIGSLEVAASVLAIEHNTVPPTANLHTPDPACDLDYTPLTAREQRTDTVLSVGSGFGGFQSAMILTSPRPGEAA, from the coding sequence ATGAACCGTCGAGTCGTCATCACCGGCATAGGAGTCGTGGCCCCCGGCGGGGTCGGCACCAAGGAGTTCTGGTCGCTGCTGACCGCCGGCCGGACAGCGACCCGGGGCATCACCCTGTTCGATGCCTCGCCCTTCCGCTCACGCATCGCCGCCGAGGCCGACTTCGATCCGATCGAGCACGGCTTCTCGGACGACGAGTCCCGGACTCTCGACCGGGCAGCCCAGTTCGCGATCGTCAGTGCGGCCGAGGCCCTTGAGGACAGCGGTCTGACCGGCGCTCTCGACCCGCTGCGTACGGGGGTCACCCTGGGCAGCGCGGTCGGCTGCACGATGGGGCTGGACCGGGAGTACAACACCGTGAGCGAGGGGGGCCGCGACTGGCAGGTCAACCACGAGCTGGCCGTGCCCCACCTGTTCGACTACTTCGTGCCCAGCTCGATGGCGGCCGAGGTGGCCTGGCGGACCGGTGCTCAGGGACCGGTCTCCCTGATCTCCACCGGATGCACCTCGGGCCTGGACTCGATCGGCCACGCGGTGGAACTCATCCGCGAGGGAAGCGCCGATGTCATGGTCTCCGGGGCCACCGAGGCGCCGATCTCACCGATCACCGTCGCCTGCTTCGACGCGATCAAGGCCACCTCGCCGCGCAACGACGAACCGGAGACCGCCTCGCGCCCGTTCGACGCGACCCGCAACGGGTTCGTCCTGGGCGAGGGTTCGGCCGTCTTCATCCTGGAGGAGCTCTCGCACGCGCTCCGCCGCGGTGCGCACGTCTACGCCGAGATCTCCGGCTTCGCCACCCGCTGCAACGCCCACCACATGACCGGGCTGAAACCGGACGGCAAGGAGATGGCCGAGGCCATTCGGGTCGCCCTGGACGAGGCACGCCTCGACGGCACCGCCGTCGACTACATCAACGCCCACGGCTCGGGCACGAAGCAGAACGACCGGCACGAGACCGCCGCGTTCAAGCGCAGCCTGGGCAGCCACGCCTATGACGTACCGGTCAGCTCCATCAAGTCGATGATCGGGCACTCGCTCGGCGCCATCGGGTCACTGGAGGTGGCGGCCAGCGTGCTGGCCATCGAGCACAACACCGTGCCGCCCACCGCCAACCTGCACACGCCGGACCCGGCCTGCGACCTCGACTACACCCCCCTGACCGCTCGCGAGCAGCGCACGGACACCGTGCTCAGCGTCGGCAGCGGCTTCGGCGGCTTCCAGAGCGCCATGATCCTGACCAGCCCGCGCCCGGGAGAGGCCGCATGA
- the rfbB gene encoding dTDP-glucose 4,6-dehydratase has protein sequence MSTIFVTGGAGFIGSHYVRTLLAGGYAGYEDARVTVLDKLSYAGNPANLPLEDPRLTLVRGDIGNQELLRHLLPGHDAIVHFAAESHVDRSVDGAADFVRTNVQGTQSLLDAALHTGTGPVVHVSTDEVYGSIDSGTWTESAPLLPNSPYSASKAGSDLLARAYHRTHGLDVRVTRCSNNYGTHQHVEKLIPNFVTRLLRGLPVPLYGDGRNIREWLHVDDHCRAIQLVLTGGRPGAVYNIGGATPLTNHQMTERLLDLCGADWSAVQSVPDRKGHDLRYAVDDTRIRTELGYAPRVPLDEGLARTVGWYRDHPDWWKPLIAA, from the coding sequence ATGTCCACAATCTTCGTCACCGGCGGAGCCGGCTTCATCGGCTCGCACTACGTCCGGACGCTGCTGGCGGGCGGCTACGCCGGCTACGAGGACGCCCGTGTCACCGTGCTGGACAAGCTCAGCTACGCCGGCAACCCCGCCAATCTGCCGCTGGAGGACCCGCGACTGACCCTGGTACGCGGGGACATCGGCAACCAGGAACTCCTGCGACACCTGCTGCCCGGCCACGACGCGATCGTCCACTTCGCCGCCGAATCCCATGTGGACCGGTCCGTGGATGGCGCGGCGGATTTCGTACGCACCAACGTGCAGGGCACCCAGAGCCTGCTGGACGCCGCGCTCCACACCGGGACCGGTCCCGTCGTCCATGTCTCCACCGACGAGGTCTACGGGTCCATCGACTCCGGCACCTGGACCGAGAGCGCGCCGCTGCTGCCCAATTCCCCCTACTCCGCCTCCAAGGCGGGCAGCGATCTCCTCGCCCGTGCGTACCACCGCACACACGGCCTGGACGTCCGTGTCACCCGCTGCTCGAACAACTACGGGACGCACCAGCACGTGGAGAAGCTGATCCCGAACTTCGTCACCCGGCTGCTGCGCGGACTGCCCGTGCCGCTCTACGGCGACGGCAGGAACATCCGCGAATGGCTGCACGTCGACGACCACTGCCGGGCCATCCAGCTGGTGCTCACCGGTGGGCGTCCCGGAGCCGTGTACAACATCGGCGGGGCCACCCCACTGACGAACCACCAGATGACCGAGCGGCTGCTGGACCTCTGCGGCGCGGACTGGAGCGCGGTGCAGTCCGTGCCGGACCGCAAGGGCCACGACCTGCGGTACGCCGTCGACGACACCAGGATCCGGACCGAGCTCGGCTACGCGCCCCGCGTCCCGCTGGACGAGGGCCTGGCGCGGACCGTCGGCTGGTACCGCGACCACCCCGACTGGTGGAAGCCGCTGATCGCGGCATGA
- a CDS encoding MBL fold metallo-hydrolase, whose product MISPSTSAARLQEVAEDIYAYVQPDGGWCLNNAGLITAGGRPALIDTAATEARALALREAVAEVTPHDPRYVINTHPHGDHTFGNRFFAEEAVIIAHEATRAEMDLAGLHLTGLWPGVCWGDLSVELPALTFREPITLHLGGVRAELMHLGTAHTTNDTVVWLPDQRVLFTGDVVMSGATPFCLTGSVAGSISVIERLRALSPRVVVPGHGPVGGPELLDTTESYLRYVQRLAADGIAAGLSPLRIAREAAPTPFAHLLDSERLVPNLHRACAEANGAAAGHHLDIGELFSEMVDFHGGLPHCAA is encoded by the coding sequence ATGATCAGTCCTTCCACGTCCGCCGCGCGGCTCCAGGAGGTCGCCGAGGACATCTACGCCTACGTCCAGCCGGACGGCGGCTGGTGCCTCAACAACGCCGGCCTCATCACCGCGGGGGGCCGCCCCGCGCTCATCGACACCGCGGCCACCGAGGCACGCGCCCTGGCTCTGCGCGAAGCGGTCGCCGAAGTCACCCCGCACGATCCCCGCTACGTGATCAACACCCACCCGCACGGCGATCACACCTTCGGCAACCGCTTCTTCGCGGAGGAGGCGGTGATCATCGCCCACGAGGCGACCCGCGCCGAGATGGACCTGGCCGGACTGCATCTGACCGGTCTGTGGCCCGGAGTCTGCTGGGGCGACCTCTCGGTGGAGCTGCCCGCCCTCACCTTCCGCGAGCCCATCACCCTCCACCTCGGCGGCGTACGGGCGGAGCTGATGCACCTGGGCACCGCCCACACCACCAACGACACCGTGGTCTGGCTGCCGGACCAGCGCGTCCTGTTCACCGGCGACGTGGTGATGTCGGGAGCCACACCGTTCTGCCTCACCGGGTCCGTCGCCGGGTCGATCTCCGTCATCGAGCGGCTGCGCGCCCTCTCGCCCCGCGTCGTGGTTCCCGGTCACGGCCCGGTCGGCGGTCCCGAACTCCTCGACACCACGGAGTCCTATCTGCGGTACGTCCAGCGCCTGGCCGCCGACGGCATCGCCGCGGGACTCTCCCCGCTCCGGATCGCACGCGAGGCCGCCCCGACCCCGTTCGCCCACCTCCTGGACAGCGAACGTCTGGTGCCCAACCTGCACCGCGCCTGCGCCGAGGCCAACGGTGCCGCGGCGGGCCATCACCTGGACATCGGGGAGCTGTTCTCCGAGATGGTCGACTTCCACGGCGGCCTGCCCCACTGCGCGGCCTGA
- a CDS encoding 4'-phosphopantetheinyl transferase family protein, producing MPPRPGLTGPPPTRVAGPSGPWHPVRDALRDRGYALVHAQVGDWLPVAGDERAVERLLGHEAGRLDTIGGAGARDRFTVSRLLLKYAAGALLDAEPADLELARGPNGRPYLRGFSRFEITLSHTGRTVAVGLSGLGPIGVDVEQPGRPAYATGLAEDICTPYERSVLDWLPPEDRNAAVIRLWTLKEAYSKALGLGTRLSFRSFGFTTPATDDTAPRLLKADGQPSDTGGWQFETHPLEGGCTLSAAVGPSAFASTGIQRAAEMVDQRLMRAVVRGPFDAHDGPTETRREQ from the coding sequence GTGCCCCCGCGCCCCGGCCTGACCGGCCCGCCCCCCACCCGCGTCGCCGGCCCGTCCGGCCCGTGGCACCCGGTACGTGACGCCCTGCGGGACCGGGGGTACGCGCTCGTCCACGCCCAGGTCGGCGACTGGCTTCCCGTCGCCGGGGACGAGCGGGCCGTGGAGCGGCTGCTGGGCCACGAGGCCGGGCGCCTGGACACGATCGGAGGAGCCGGGGCCCGCGACCGGTTCACCGTGTCCCGGCTGCTGCTGAAGTACGCGGCCGGGGCGCTGCTCGACGCCGAACCGGCCGATCTGGAGCTGGCCCGCGGCCCCAACGGGCGTCCGTACCTGCGCGGGTTCAGCCGGTTCGAGATCACCTTGAGCCATACCGGCCGCACCGTGGCGGTGGGACTGAGCGGACTCGGCCCCATCGGGGTGGACGTCGAGCAACCGGGCCGTCCCGCCTACGCCACCGGCCTGGCGGAGGACATCTGCACCCCGTACGAACGCTCCGTCCTCGACTGGCTCCCTCCCGAGGACCGCAACGCGGCGGTGATCCGGCTGTGGACCCTCAAGGAGGCGTACAGCAAGGCCCTCGGCCTCGGCACCCGGCTCTCGTTCCGGTCCTTCGGTTTCACCACCCCGGCCACCGACGACACCGCTCCGCGGCTGCTGAAGGCGGACGGACAGCCCTCGGACACCGGGGGCTGGCAGTTCGAGACGCACCCGCTGGAGGGCGGTTGCACGCTGAGCGCCGCCGTCGGCCCTTCGGCCTTCGCGTCCACCGGGATCCAGCGCGCGGCGGAAATGGTCGATCAGCGGCTCATGAGGGCCGTCGTGCGCGGACCGTTCGACGCGCACGACGGCCCTACCGAAACGAGGAGAGAACAATGA